The following is a genomic window from Aricia agestis chromosome 12, ilAriAges1.1, whole genome shotgun sequence.
GTAGGCCTCCTCCTGCATccatcaatattattaattatttatcatcCAATTCAAAATAGGTTAGCTTGTAGATTATAAAGATAACAGTAGCTGTAAAATTAGTAACTACTAATTTAACATAAACTTACAAATGAACTATTAATGtaagttttttagtttttgaaaaGTTTATGTTAACCAATCAAAGGGAATATATTCGTCATTATATGGATAAGTTCCTGTTAAAAACCTTAGAAAACCAAAATTAGACCCAatttcatcatcgtcatcagccTGTTACCATCCACAGCTGAACGTAGGCCCCAAAGAGAGCCAATGAGACCCATTTTATAGGTTGTAAATTATGTTAATGGTTTTTCAGATTTTGGTACGAGAACGACATACCGCCATCTTCCTTTGCTCCGGAGCAACTCGCAGCGATCAGGAAGGTCTCTCTGTCGGGCTTGCTCTGTGGCGCTGATGATACTCTCGAGAGCATACAACCTAAAGCCTTCGTGAAGGAAGATCCTTACTTGTAAGTACATCAATGCTATATTCAAACCACTGAATACATCAGGCGATTCACTTTATGAGTTattatcaatatattattatccttaattGGACTGCTTGCAGATTTACAGAAAGATATAATAAGTATGTCATGGTACACTTACAAAATAAACCTTAGCTTAAATTGAATATGTAATGAAATAGGTAGCAGATAAGTACAAGTATTATAATTCTCATTGCCAAAAATTGCAAGTGATTTACAATATTTAGTAACTTTGAAAAATTACTTTACTACTTAGCACCTGACTGTCTAAATAAAAGTTGTAAGACTTATGTAAGTAATTGTAAAATTACGTTATATGTGTTACCGTGCCGTAACACAGTTTCCATCTCGTAACACACTTTCGGCGAGCGCTGCTAAATTTGGTATTTGTCTGCAATAAAACCTCTTTTAATCAAATTTAAGACTTTTAATTTTGTCATGCGGTTTTGCGACGGTAAACCAACAAAAAcacctccattgtgggtatcaatcactgacctccattatacaagttgtataatggagatcagtggtaTCAATAGATtctcaattgttatgcgacagccggcgtcgcttggggattgatgggatatgcaattttgtttgtatttttctCTCCACAAAGTTACGATGAAACACCACAAAGCAGTGATGAAGTTAATAATTCTGCATAGACCACAGGTTTTATGGGAGGCCAGGGCCCGATCCAAGGGGGAGCGAGCTGCGCTTTGTCCAGAGCGGTAAAAATGAGAGGCGgcaaaattgacttattcctatttACATTCCAACCTACTTCAGGTTGGATAGTGGAAATGTTTAAGTGTTTTACTTAAAAATGGGGAATATTTTTGCCCCCAAAAAAACCACCTCATGACTTATGATATGGTTTTCTGTATGTAAAGGGTGGAGAAAATGATCTTTATCAGGAGCAGCTAAATAGCTAGATCTGGCCCTGTGGCTGGTGTCTAAACTAGGCGTAgagtatattttgattttttttcacagGAACGCAGCCCAACAATGCGTCCAACATAGTCGGCTGGAAGTATCAGCGTGGCGCGACAACAGCGGTGCGCGCGCGGCCGAGCGAGTGTCACAGGACGCGGTGGCCGCGGCGCTGCAGAAGGCCAAGCAGGAGATGGCCGATAGGAAACGACTGGAGTATATGCTGTGGGAAGCACGTGAGTAGCCGTTGAATTTGGAGGAAATGTAGAAAGCTACGTACTAATATGAACTGCCTGCTctctttaatttataaatactatCAGAGTAGTTGATTCCTAGGAGGATGGGGAACctatgtagtttggtcgcgttacgtcgaGCCCaggcgacagatcacaattaacattaaattgacatgaacaatgacagaccaacgtcatttggtcggaccaaatgacgttggtctgtcattgcctaggaatcaatttcctcgctGGTAATTTGTTAACAGTTTGAGTTagaacataacctcaaaatattGATAGCTTCTCTTCTGAGTCGAGAGTTTCTTGTTCCACGCCaatgcaatttttatttaacatgtCTTCTCatttgtataatatacttacagaaAATGAAAGAGATAACATAATAAGATGAAATTcaagatttatttttaactaccCTCAGCGGCAAAAAACTCTTAACATGAGCTGTTTTGCTATTATCTAAGATCTCGCTAACATAAGAtgccttaattattattatagtatattataatttcaggtGGTGGTGCGGATCCCAAGTCGTCGGTGGGCACAGCCGCATCGTTCTCCAAGGCCAACAAATACGCACTGAAGCTAGCTAACTCTTCATTGTTCTTTGAGTTCGCTACTAATGAACTGCTCAATTCATTAAATGGGTAAGTCTTTTGTTTCGAAGACGAATTATGGGTTGACTTGATGGCTCTGAtaactacaaaatataacacAGCACAACAGCACTGCGTAAAGTGTCATAATATCCAAGCCACAAAGATTTATAGGAAAATGGTTGACCAGCTACGTTATTTAATCAAGTTAGGTATCTACAGATTACGACTAACTTGACTATCACATAACCTTACAAAATAGCTTCGGTCCGCCATCTTCATACAAATCAATTTTTCTCATAGTAAGCACTTACAAAAGCATAACCCAACTCTTACCCTCAGCCAATATCATCCAGCAACTTTAAATTTTATCCTCAACATTTCAGAGGCCGTCGTCGCAAACGTCAGCTGTTCGACGACTCGATCGGTTTCTCCAACGACTTCGTCGAATCTCTGCAATCCGTTGACATCAATAGTTTCCTAGGCCAAGACCAAGCGGGGCCGATTATTGAGCCGCAATGCGACGACAACGGTTCCTGCAACCCGGACAACCCGTTCAGGACGTACACGGGTTACTGCAACAACCTCCGCAACCCGAACCTTGGAAAGAGTTTGACGACATTCGCGAGATTGCTGCCGCCGGTGTATGAAGATGGTGAGTTGGTGATAGTGGCGCTCTGAAATTCGTCTACCGCTTTCTGTTTCTTTCACTCGCATgcgtatattatattgttatctcATTGTCACAGCTTCGACATAGAAACGCGATAGCGTTCATGCGCGAGTGAAAGAGAGAAGTAACCATGGGCCAATGGACATAATATGTCTGTCGCCTCCGCGACCGGACTATAGTAGATTTTTAACGATTTATGACATCAAAAGCATGTATAAAAAGTgtccaaatataaaaatgttaatttgttACTTATTTCTGAAGTAATATAACttaaattctgtgtacattatGATAGTTATAATAGACTACATCATGTTAAATTTTCTTCCAGGTGTCAGCCGTCCCCGTATCAACTCAGTCACCGGAACCCCCCTCCCGACCCCCCGTGTTGTGTCCACTGTCATCCACCCTGACATCTCCAACCTGCACACCCGCTACACGCTTATGGTGATGCAGTTCGCGCAGTTCCTCGACCACGAGCTCACCATGACGCCCATACACAAAGGTAACCTGGTGGTCATGACCACGATCTTAAAATGACACATCTTGGTCCCATGACCTTGATACAATAAAGGTGTGGTGTTCACCGTCATCCACCCCGACATCTCCAACCTGCACACCCGCTACAAGCTCATGTTGATGTAGTTCGCGGAGTTCCTCGACCACGAGCTCACCATGACGCCCATACATAAATGTAACTTCGTGGTCATGACCACGATCTTACAATGACACGTCTTGGCCGTATGaccttgatacaataaacgcgTGGTATCCACCGGGGAATAGACAGTGTGGAGAGGGTCCGGAGCCAATAGTGACAATCGAAAAATAAGCATAAATTAAAATGTCGGGGTTGATTAGGAATAGATAGAGGGCACTGGGGTGGATTTTAGTATGCTCATCCATAATGGGTTAGGTTTGAGTTTTAGGTTGGGGTAGGTTACTACTGCACGACCCCTACTTCACGATTTCAGCAGACATGTACATAATATGTCTCAGAATACATAACACGTCATACAAAACCTACCTACGTAAACTTACTCAGAAcagtaaaagataaaaaaaaaaccgttttttATTACATTCAAAAATAATCAGGTGATGCCGATGATTATGATTGTAAAAAACATTCACTGATATACTAATAACTAATATATAATACCTTGAACCGTGAGTCGCTCATACATAACCGTATGTAAAGGACCGCACAACCACGAGTTACGCCACAATGCAAGTTGCAGCCTAATATATCATCACAAGCGTTGAAGTACTGCGATACATCAAATAATTATATAGGACGAAGATCTAACTCAGAATTTGCTATTTAGGATTCCACGAGTCGATCCCGGACTGTCGTTCCTGCGACTCGCCGCGCACCGTTCACCCAGAATGCAACCCGTTCCCCGTGCCGCGCGGCGACCACTACTACCCCGAAGTCAACATCACGTCAGGCGAGCGGCTGTGCTTCCCCTCCATGAGGAGTCTGCCTGGACAGCAGCAGCTCGGTGAGTGACAGCATTCCAACAGCACTCTAACTTCACTACGACTGCACTCTAACAGCATGCAACAGAGTGCAACCCGTTCCCCGTGCCGCGCGGCGACCACTACTACCCAAAAGTCAGCAGCTGGGAAAGCTATTGGTAACAATAAGCCGCACAGTTCGGTCACAGTAGATATACAGTACGCCATCGTCATTCTGTGTTGCTCGAATCGTCGTTCATTTACATAAGCATTTTTCTTTCATATCTCTTCTGTGTACCAATACTATGAGTAACTGCATTGTAACTACAGCGGTAAAGGATGCTGCTTAATTTAAGTCAGTATACTGGCGTATCACCCATTCCAACAGCACAAAGCTGCATGCAAGACCCTGCGACACTATTGCTACTCAAATGCAGTCctcccttattttttatttacgagAGCATTTTATAACtcaaaattcattttaattCAACAGGACCCCGTGAACAAGTGAACCAGAACTCCGCTTTCATCGACGCCTCAGTAGTTTACGGCGAAAACCCGTGCATAGTGAGCAAGTTGAGAGGTTTCAACGGCCGACTCAATGCCACTGCCAACCCGctcaacggcagagagttcctgCCGAGATCCGACAGCCATCCGGAGTGTAAGGCGCCGAGCGGATTCTGCTTTATTGCTGGTGAGTTACTGTCGTTATATAAGACAGCGATGGTGGgcaatattttagtaataaaatatgtatattgtatatacaAAATGATCAGACGAAAAGTTTATTAGCACAAATTCCAGTAACAATCCAGCACTGGATTATAAACGCCAAAACCTTATTATTTGTTGGCTCTACACGTGCTAGGTGTATAATCATGTTTTGCTATGTTAATAGCATTTTTTACTCATCTAAtggcagggccggatttatttttttatgagtataggcctctttaattttgccgcccatgtgtacgaactctgccgctaGGACGCTGCCACtccccctaggacgccataggacgctgccgcccataggccatggcctatactgcctatacatcaATCCAGAGCTgtctatgttataaaatgtattacCCATTTCAGGAGACGGTCGCGCCTCCGAACAGCCCGGTCTAACAGCCATCCACACGATGTTCCTCCGCGAACACAACCGTATAGTCGAGGGTCTACGTGGCGTCAACCCTCATTGGGACGCGGAGCAGCTGTTCGAGCACACCCGCCGCATCATGGCAGCTGAGATACAGCATATCGTGTATAATGAGTTCCTCCCCCGTCTTCTGTCGTGGAACGCTGTTAATCTGTATGGACTGAAGCTGCTGCCTTCTGGTGAGTTGGACTGTTGGATGGTTAGTCAATAGGGGTGAAAGTTTTGGTGCGTTTGCTCATTGCTGATATCCTATCCGGattcttaaaaaaaagtaaaatcgaGGGGGGATtcaaaatattgcaaatgttatGTATTACTTGATAAATATGGATGCTCCCTTACGACGTTTATGGAGTTTAAAAACCTTTATGCATGACATTTGACTCAATGCATTTACTAATGTTTTAGTTCTAcatcaaattttatatttttcttctttATCTTGTCACTAATAATGGTAACTTGACACAAAATCTATTCTGTAACTACGCAAATTATAATCTTGTGTTACGCAACAACAATCTTCTAATATTGTTTCCCATTTATTAACATCTCTATCTTCATCAGGTTACTACAAAGAATACTCACCCACTTGCAACCCGTCGATCGTGACCGAGTTTGCATCTGCCGCGTTCCGTTTCGGCCACTCGCTGCTGCGGCCGCATCTGCCGCGACTGTCGCCCAGCTACCAGCCAGTAGACCCGCCCATACTACTCCGAGACGGGTTCTTCCGACCAGACATGTTTATGGACGTGAGTTGTTACTGAGTTACTTACTtagcatacctgtttcgagaagatggtcggtctaGGGGGAGGCAGCTGCCCATGGACGTGCGttagaaatatttaagtaagtaaataatgtaaatCACAAAATCACATGGCGGTTTTCACCTATGTGACAGGCACAATTGcagcatataaataaaatttcttcCATTTCAGCATCCACCAATGGTAGACGAGCTGATCCGCGGTCTATCCTCGACTCCCATGGAAACCCTGGATCAGTTCATCACGGGTGAAGTCACCAACCATCTGTTCGAAGACCGCAGGATCCCGTTTTCTGGCATTGACTTGGTGGCCTTGAACATCCAAAGAGCACGTGACCACGGTATACCAAGTTACAACAACTACAGAGCGCTGTGTAACCTGAAGAGGGCTTCCACCTTCGAGGACCTGGCCAGGGAGATACCTGATGAAGTTATTGCTAGGTAAGTTAACgaaaatatagataaaattaGGCTGCACATAACCAATTATagtgtcattaaaaaaatttgaatCTACAACTTTCCTAACTGCTCGTCTCAATAAGACAAACTTATTCTAACCAgtaaataagtaacattttcaAGGTTCGATCCTCTTCTTATAGAGTCAAGAGAATTCAGAATGTCAATTTGCAACAATCCGATTTTATATTCAAACCCCTCATTGTCTCTCTTAAAAATTGGAATACTGTCTAACTTCCAGACTCTTCCGTCTTACTCTATTAACAGAGAATCAATTCATGAtgcattaaaattttgtttccaACTTATCTGTTCTCTCTCCCATCCTTAACAAAATCTCCACTGAAatctctctttctctctcacATTAAAATCTCCTTTCCAGACTAAAGCGCATCTACCCGACCGTGGACGACATCGATCTATTCCCTGGTGGTATGAGCGAGCGGCCGCTGCAGGGTGGGCTGGTGGGACCGACATTCGCCTGCATCATCGCCATACAGTTCCGGCAGCTTAGGAAGTGCGATAGGTTCTGGTAAGTatctttaataattatgttgttcCATTGTTCGTCATTAAGTTGCTTATTATCGTCATTTCCCTAACCGTTGATGATATTAAAGCAGGCAGCTCGAAATAAGTGCGATTGGTCATAcagttttaaaagtaaatacaGGCAATTATCGCGGTTTAAATCTGGTCTCTTCCCCACGCAAtaccttatataatattacacataatacGCACATTACAATTCTAATGCATTAGAAGGGCTAGAACCCTGTTGCAGTtatattgcagtcgtgtcaactgcattcaaactgcacttgaactgcaatttgcggttggattgcagttaaaatgcggtccgtctgtgtagaccctaaCACTTGACAGACTAGTACAGAAACTGCAAAAATCAGctgtactaatatttttattaagagaTAACATCTAAAAGGACAGATCaacattataagtaagtatatcatAATGTTTTGTTATACTTATCCTTTTCTGACACGCTATGTCTCCATAACACCCTCTCACTCTCACCCCAACAGGTACGAGAACGACAACTCGGTGCGGTTCACCGAGCAGCAGCTGGCCGAGATCCGCAAGACGACGCTGTCCAAACTCCTGTGTGATAACTTCGACGTGCCCACAGATATACAGCGAGCTGCCTTCGACCTGCCTAGCAATTTCCTGTGAGtaatctttaaaataataaaaagtttttaagccAGTCATTTCAATGCATGTTGCCCCAATGATGCCCCACAGAAATATTATGGTATTACAcagtaaaatataacttatttaagatatttgtacagaatctgatagcaaatttggatggcagattttcaaaaaatatgctTGATCatttttttgccatcagatcttggtagacctataatagtTTTCATTTGtcactttagagtttagatgaAATAGTTgcacacaaaatattttttcaagtgAAAGATTCACTTTAGGTGCATTGGGATTTGGGAGTAAAATTTTAAGGTCACGTCATGAAAATAAGAGAGTTGAGGTATGTAATAACAACATTGCCTCACAACGTCGAAACGTTTTTGGACAGAAGTCTGACACATGTACTCTGTACACTCTTTTTTAATCCCCGACAAAAAGaaaggtgttataagtttgacgtgtctgtctgtgtgtgtgtctgtctgtggcatcgtagcatccaaacgggtggaccaatCTTGATCTCCTTTTTTATGATTCAAagcttacaatttacattatcgaacgtgttcttagctatagttcatcattatCAGCCCGCTCAGTGCTGAAAAAGTTGAGTTAGATTTACTTAAAATTCTTGAATCCGGGgatgtttttaaatttcttaattgaatattttatataatattcatCTATTTTCCAGGAACCCCCGCGTCCATTGCGCCTCTCTACCTAAGATCGACCTATCCGCGTGGCGCGAGAACAGCGCGCAGGGCTGCCTCATAGCGGGCCGCTCCGTGCCGCTCGGCGACTCCGCCTTCCCCTCGCCCTGTACTTCGTGCATATGCACCGCTGAAGGGGTGAGTAATAAACGCACCTATtatcatagaagttgattcatagacagggggcggacctacgtaatttggtctttttatgtcaaacccagccgatagatcactttagatttatcatatttaattgacataacctgaccTTAAGACAAAGGTCCTTCAACTGCTTATTGAATCAATTTTTACGATGGTATGTGGCGTGAAGCGAGATATAGCAGAACAATATAACTGTTTAGAAAGCCAGAACATTTGGCGACTTTTTCCTTGCTTGGCTCTATCGATACGCGGCGCCGCAGCTATAAGAATACCATGCTGTATTTTGCTGCtacatctatattctatactaagCCGTACATCAATCTAAATGTCTTGTTGACAGTCCTCAATTTTTGTGTGAATGGTTTAACGCCGTCAATGTAGACTTTATCATAGGCATTCCAAGAGGTCTGCGTCGCTTTTCTATCTCTCATCAGTTGTTTTCGAAAACGCttgatttatttaacaaatataatctaTTTCCAGGCGCAATGCGCGTCCCTGCGCATCACGGACTGCGCGCAACTCGCCCGCGAGTGGCCGGCGGAGGCGGTCGCGCGCGACGACGTATGCGCGGCGCAGTGCGGCGCACCGCCCCCCGCGCGCGGACCTCGACGACACAACGTCAACTTCAACTTCCCTGACCTCACGCCTTTCATCGCCAACTGAAGTGAAAGGCTAGAAATCCATACTtaattaaatgcgaaagtgtgtctgtctgtctgttgcctcttcacgctcaatCCGCAGCCAAATGGCTGAAAGTATGTAggta
Proteins encoded in this region:
- the LOC121732656 gene encoding peroxidasin homolog pxn-2 isoform X2, whose product is MGSDNKLSRILWILAVSCLVQTQAQKKTEDTNVQTVPSDLRRIVSEALALERRFLLGANDAQNCTSDEDDVSNTPCPPSKYRSASGECNNVRHRPWGRRGDVFLRLLPPNYADGVSTPITAAPEPALAVRAVTQLADSTEHELVTSLIAAWGQFLMDDLVATANGNKKCEDSSCEYVRSAPARNIDSCGFEYRDQMNLATSVLDGSALYGSQEKELRSLRLYDAGKLDLASCRKCNDGSPTAPLYKILLAEHNRIAGELYSMNPFWEDDAIFLEARRAVAAIIQHITYNEFLPVLLGEVGMAKAELKLTSLGFWRGYSSANRNGAYTELVAVAPIFTAMMSDELLNTTVTLQDLVKTSVDQVSKFSPSAVWDLNRARDHGVPSYLKVLRLCEPMMTVKSYADFEKLGFNRTQQEMLADMYRNAEDVELMIAGAMEKPATGAVIGSTFACVLALQFANLKKSDRFWYENDIPPSSFAPEQLAAIRKVSLSGLLCGADDTLESIQPKAFVKEDPYLNAAQQCVQHSRLEVSAWRDNSGARAAERVSQDAVAAALQKAKQEMADRKRLEYMLWEARGGADPKSSVGTAASFSKANKYALKLANSSLFFEFATNELLNSLNGGRRRKRQLFDDSIGFSNDFVESLQSVDINSFLGQDQAGPIIEPQCDDNGSCNPDNPFRTYTGYCNNLRNPNLGKSLTTFARLLPPVYEDGVSRPRINSVTGTPLPTPRVVSTVIHPDISNLHTRYTLMVMQFAQFLDHELTMTPIHKGFHESIPDCRSCDSPRTVHPECNPFPVPRGDHYYPEVNITSGERLCFPSMRSLPGQQQLGPREQVNQNSAFIDASVVYGENPCIVSKLRGFNGRLNATANPLNGREFLPRSDSHPECKAPSGFCFIAGDGRASEQPGLTAIHTMFLREHNRIVEGLRGVNPHWDAEQLFEHTRRIMAAEIQHIVYNEFLPRLLSWNAVNLYGLKLLPSGYYKEYSPTCNPSIVTEFASAAFRFGHSLLRPHLPRLSPSYQPVDPPILLRDGFFRPDMFMDHPPMVDELIRGLSSTPMETLDQFITGEVTNHLFEDRRIPFSGIDLVALNIQRARDHGIPSYNNYRALCNLKRASTFEDLAREIPDEVIARLKRIYPTVDDIDLFPGGMSERPLQGGLVGPTFACIIAIQFRQLRKCDRFWYENDNSVRFTEQQLAEIRKTTLSKLLCDNFDVPTDIQRAAFDLPSNFLNPRVHCASLPKIDLSAWRENSAQGCLIAGRSVPLGDSAFPSPCTSCICTAEGAQCASLRITDCAQLAREWPAEAVARDDVCAAQCGAPPPARGPRRHNVNFNFPDLTPFIAN
- the LOC121732656 gene encoding peroxidasin homolog pxn-2 isoform X1, which produces MTKFHYVFRKIVIQRLSRILWILAVSCLVQTQAQKKTEDTNVQTVPSDLRRIVSEALALERRFLLGANDAQNCTSDEDDVSNTPCPPSKYRSASGECNNVRHRPWGRRGDVFLRLLPPNYADGVSTPITAAPEPALAVRAVTQLADSTEHELVTSLIAAWGQFLMDDLVATANGNKKCEDSSCEYVRSAPARNIDSCGFEYRDQMNLATSVLDGSALYGSQEKELRSLRLYDAGKLDLASCRKCNDGSPTAPLYKILLAEHNRIAGELYSMNPFWEDDAIFLEARRAVAAIIQHITYNEFLPVLLGEVGMAKAELKLTSLGFWRGYSSANRNGAYTELVAVAPIFTAMMSDELLNTTVTLQDLVKTSVDQVSKFSPSAVWDLNRARDHGVPSYLKVLRLCEPMMTVKSYADFEKLGFNRTQQEMLADMYRNAEDVELMIAGAMEKPATGAVIGSTFACVLALQFANLKKSDRFWYENDIPPSSFAPEQLAAIRKVSLSGLLCGADDTLESIQPKAFVKEDPYLNAAQQCVQHSRLEVSAWRDNSGARAAERVSQDAVAAALQKAKQEMADRKRLEYMLWEARGGADPKSSVGTAASFSKANKYALKLANSSLFFEFATNELLNSLNGGRRRKRQLFDDSIGFSNDFVESLQSVDINSFLGQDQAGPIIEPQCDDNGSCNPDNPFRTYTGYCNNLRNPNLGKSLTTFARLLPPVYEDGVSRPRINSVTGTPLPTPRVVSTVIHPDISNLHTRYTLMVMQFAQFLDHELTMTPIHKGFHESIPDCRSCDSPRTVHPECNPFPVPRGDHYYPEVNITSGERLCFPSMRSLPGQQQLGPREQVNQNSAFIDASVVYGENPCIVSKLRGFNGRLNATANPLNGREFLPRSDSHPECKAPSGFCFIAGDGRASEQPGLTAIHTMFLREHNRIVEGLRGVNPHWDAEQLFEHTRRIMAAEIQHIVYNEFLPRLLSWNAVNLYGLKLLPSGYYKEYSPTCNPSIVTEFASAAFRFGHSLLRPHLPRLSPSYQPVDPPILLRDGFFRPDMFMDHPPMVDELIRGLSSTPMETLDQFITGEVTNHLFEDRRIPFSGIDLVALNIQRARDHGIPSYNNYRALCNLKRASTFEDLAREIPDEVIARLKRIYPTVDDIDLFPGGMSERPLQGGLVGPTFACIIAIQFRQLRKCDRFWYENDNSVRFTEQQLAEIRKTTLSKLLCDNFDVPTDIQRAAFDLPSNFLNPRVHCASLPKIDLSAWRENSAQGCLIAGRSVPLGDSAFPSPCTSCICTAEGAQCASLRITDCAQLAREWPAEAVARDDVCAAQCGAPPPARGPRRHNVNFNFPDLTPFIAN